A DNA window from Bacillus carboniphilus contains the following coding sequences:
- a CDS encoding LTA synthase family protein, translated as MRNVKWPKVLLIAIPTILLWLKTYVAYKTSFSIPIENVTQEIILLINPLSFLLIVFGISMYLNEKNQRRYILITYFLLSFVLYANVVYYREFHDFITLPLLFQTGNLGDLGGSVSSLIGLIDLLFFVDIILVAFLLFKLPKYISNPSFSKPVRRAYFLAAIAISFFNLGLAEAERPQLLTRTFDREILVKNIGTYNYHLYDAFLQSKTSAQRALADGSELADIENYIRANYKEPNPEMFGAAKGKNVIVISMESTQSFAIGQKINGKEVTPFLNDFIEDSFYFDNFYAQVGQGKTSDSEFLVDNSLYPLSRGAVFFTHSGNEYEAMPETLTENGYFTASLHANNKSFWNRDVMYKSLGYDKFYAVEEYDVPEDETTDWGLLDIPFFDQSVEHLKEMQQPFYAKFITLTNHHPFTLEDEYKWVDEYNSNSGTLNRYFPTVRYTDEAIKQFIDQLKAEGIYDDSIIIIYGDHYGISQNHNKAMSQLLGKEITPFVHTQLQRVPLIIHIPGMEGETLSTVGGQVDLRPTLLHLLGISTKGDIGFGSDLFSKDRLDFAVQRDGSFATKGYVYSENVCYSKETEEPVDPLHCEPYMEMAQKELDYSDKIIYGDLLRFYGEDEASKEENESTDEE; from the coding sequence ATGCGAAACGTAAAGTGGCCAAAGGTTCTACTTATTGCCATTCCAACGATCTTACTTTGGCTTAAAACGTATGTCGCCTATAAAACTAGCTTTTCAATCCCAATTGAAAATGTGACTCAGGAAATAATCCTTCTTATAAATCCATTGAGCTTTTTGCTGATTGTATTCGGGATTAGCATGTATCTGAATGAAAAAAATCAACGCAGATATATCCTTATTACCTATTTCCTTTTGTCTTTTGTTTTATACGCAAACGTTGTATACTATCGAGAATTTCATGACTTTATCACGCTTCCCCTGTTATTCCAAACAGGTAACCTTGGAGATTTAGGAGGAAGTGTTTCATCTTTAATTGGTCTAATTGACCTACTGTTCTTTGTAGATATTATTTTGGTAGCTTTCTTACTATTTAAACTGCCTAAGTATATTAGTAATCCAAGTTTCTCGAAACCAGTTAGAAGGGCTTACTTTTTAGCAGCAATTGCTATTTCTTTCTTCAATTTAGGTTTAGCTGAGGCTGAGAGACCGCAGTTGTTAACAAGAACTTTTGACAGAGAAATCCTTGTGAAAAATATTGGAACCTATAACTACCATTTATACGATGCGTTTCTACAGTCAAAAACGTCTGCTCAAAGAGCACTTGCTGATGGAAGTGAGTTAGCAGATATTGAAAACTATATTCGTGCTAATTATAAAGAGCCAAACCCAGAAATGTTTGGAGCAGCTAAAGGTAAAAACGTAATTGTGATTTCAATGGAATCTACACAAAGTTTTGCCATTGGACAAAAAATTAACGGTAAAGAAGTAACACCTTTCTTAAATGATTTCATTGAAGATAGCTTTTATTTTGATAACTTCTATGCCCAAGTTGGTCAAGGTAAAACATCTGACTCTGAGTTCTTAGTAGATAATTCACTGTATCCACTAAGTCGTGGGGCTGTTTTCTTTACGCACTCTGGTAATGAATACGAAGCTATGCCAGAAACATTAACCGAGAACGGTTATTTCACAGCTTCTCTACATGCCAATAATAAAAGTTTCTGGAACCGTGACGTAATGTATAAATCTTTAGGTTACGACAAGTTCTATGCAGTTGAGGAATATGATGTTCCAGAAGATGAAACAACAGATTGGGGTCTATTAGATATCCCGTTCTTTGATCAGTCAGTAGAACATTTAAAAGAAATGCAACAGCCATTTTATGCGAAATTTATTACCCTAACAAACCATCATCCGTTTACACTAGAAGATGAATACAAATGGGTAGATGAGTACAACTCCAATAGCGGTACCTTAAACCGTTATTTCCCAACTGTTCGCTATACGGATGAAGCAATTAAACAATTTATTGATCAATTAAAAGCAGAAGGAATTTATGATGATTCCATTATCATTATCTATGGAGACCATTATGGAATTTCTCAAAATCATAACAAAGCTATGAGTCAGCTTCTTGGAAAAGAAATCACTCCGTTTGTTCATACTCAGCTTCAGCGTGTGCCGCTGATTATTCACATTCCTGGTATGGAGGGAGAAACGCTTTCAACTGTTGGGGGTCAGGTGGACTTAAGACCAACTCTATTACACCTATTAGGTATCTCAACTAAGGGTGACATTGGTTTTGGTTCTGATCTGTTCTCAAAAGATCGACTAGACTTTGCCGTTCAGAGAGATGGAAGCTTTGCAACCAAAGGTTACGTTTATTCTGAAAATGTTTGTTACAGTAAAGAGACAGAAGAACCTGTAGACCCACTCCACTGTGAACCTTATATGGAGATGGCTCAGAAGGAACTAGATTACTCAGATAAAATTATATATGGTGATTTATTGCGATTCTACGGTGAAGACGAAGCATCGAAGGAAGAAAATGAATCAACCGATGAAGAATAA
- a CDS encoding spore germination protein, translating into MTESKSKEENKIPVSNYIQDNIDKMDDLLQVDKSFDVIRLDLEYAKRKMVMYFVDGFVKDDILHYIMKYLSTLEESHLEEDTLQKLLKRYIPYVEVEEVDDVSKAADQVLAGPTVLFVDGVNKAIQIDARTYPVRSPQEPDLERIVRGSRDGFVETLVFNTALTRRRVRDKSLRMEYLQIGRRSKTDITICYLEDIADPKLVKRVRDSISKIDTDGLPMAEKTVEEYISGRHWNPYPVVRYTERPDTVAVHLYEGHVCVIVDGSPSIIISPTTFWHHLQHIEEYRNKPIVGAYMRLVRFLAVWASVFLLPLYYLFSINPELLPGALEFIGPKDVGALPLLMQFILIELGLDILRMAAIHTPNALGTALGLVAALMIGQVAVEVGIFINEVILYLSIAAIGTFSTPSYELSLSNRLVRIGILITTALFGVYGFVIATTLWIIWLSSIQSFKVPYMYPFIPFNYRAFRDVLIRSPLPLKNRRPRFLHPRDPDR; encoded by the coding sequence ATGACAGAATCGAAATCAAAAGAAGAAAATAAAATTCCTGTTTCTAACTATATACAAGATAACATTGATAAAATGGATGACCTTTTACAGGTAGATAAAAGCTTTGATGTCATCCGACTAGACCTCGAGTATGCCAAGCGGAAAATGGTTATGTATTTTGTGGATGGTTTTGTAAAAGATGATATTCTCCACTATATTATGAAGTATCTTTCCACACTCGAAGAATCACATCTGGAGGAAGATACGTTACAAAAACTGTTAAAAAGATATATTCCATATGTTGAAGTGGAAGAAGTAGATGATGTTTCAAAGGCAGCCGATCAAGTCCTTGCAGGACCTACTGTTCTCTTTGTAGACGGCGTTAATAAAGCTATCCAAATTGATGCAAGGACGTACCCAGTTCGTTCACCTCAAGAACCTGATTTAGAGAGAATTGTTCGTGGATCAAGGGATGGCTTTGTAGAAACGCTCGTTTTTAATACGGCTCTAACAAGAAGAAGAGTAAGAGATAAGTCACTTCGTATGGAGTATTTACAAATTGGTAGAAGGTCTAAAACAGATATAACGATTTGTTATCTTGAAGATATCGCAGACCCTAAACTAGTCAAAAGGGTGAGAGACTCAATCTCAAAGATTGATACAGACGGGCTGCCGATGGCTGAAAAAACCGTTGAAGAGTACATTTCTGGTCGACACTGGAATCCTTATCCAGTAGTTCGGTATACAGAAAGGCCGGATACTGTAGCGGTCCACCTATATGAAGGCCATGTTTGTGTTATCGTAGACGGATCGCCGAGTATTATCATATCTCCTACTACATTTTGGCATCACCTACAACATATTGAAGAGTATCGGAACAAACCAATCGTTGGGGCATACATGAGACTCGTTCGTTTTCTGGCAGTGTGGGCGTCAGTATTCTTATTGCCACTGTATTATCTTTTTTCCATTAACCCTGAGCTTCTTCCTGGTGCACTTGAATTTATTGGTCCAAAGGATGTTGGAGCTCTTCCTTTGTTGATGCAATTTATCCTGATAGAGCTTGGATTAGACATACTAAGGATGGCTGCCATACATACTCCGAATGCTCTGGGTACTGCCTTGGGGCTTGTTGCCGCACTCATGATAGGTCAAGTGGCTGTGGAGGTTGGTATATTTATTAACGAGGTCATTTTATACTTATCCATTGCAGCAATTGGTACCTTCTCTACCCCGAGTTATGAATTAAGTCTATCTAACCGCCTTGTTAGGATTGGAATATTGATTACTACCGCATTATTTGGAGTTTATGGATTTGTGATTGCAACAACCTTATGGATTATTTGGTTATCATCCATACAGTCCTTTAAAGTTCCTTATATGTACCCATTTATCCCATTTAATTATAGGGCATTTAGAGATGTCTTAATTCGATCACCGTTGCCACTCAAAAATAGAAGGCCACGGTTTCTTCATCCAAGAGATCCAGATAGATAG
- a CDS encoding YqgQ family protein, with the protein MKTLYDVQQFLKKYGTIIYIGDRIADLGLMEEELKELFRAQLIDTKEYQSAIGLVRSHLAKELDLKESRGENE; encoded by the coding sequence TTGAAAACCTTATATGATGTTCAACAGTTCTTGAAGAAATATGGAACTATTATATATATTGGAGATCGAATTGCTGATTTAGGGTTAATGGAAGAAGAGTTGAAGGAGCTATTCAGAGCTCAGTTAATAGATACGAAGGAATACCAAAGTGCTATTGGCTTGGTTAGAAGCCACTTAGCAAAAGAATTGGACTTGAAGGAGAGTAGGGGCGAAAATGAGTGA
- a CDS encoding ROK family glucokinase, producing MSEKLLVGVDLGGTTIKFGLLNSSGDVLFKWEIPTNISDNGSHIVPDIAKSIEEKLTEKKYNKNQVMGVGIGAPGSVNVETGVIYEAVNLGWKQFPLKEALEQQLEISTFIDNDANCAALGEMWMGAGKGAKDMVCVTLGTGVGGGIITNGQVVHGVKGAGGEIGHITSVPEGGFPCNCGKSGCLETVASATGVVRLAKQLLTEYKGETILNHENLSAKDVFDSAQKGDTLANQVVKKVAFHLGLALSHLGNTLNPEKIVIGGGVSRAGSILLDPVNQQFLTFSFPTVQQSTKLSIATLGNDAGIYGAAWLARSSK from the coding sequence ATGAGTGAGAAATTATTAGTTGGTGTGGATCTTGGGGGAACGACGATAAAGTTTGGACTACTTAATAGTAGTGGAGACGTTCTTTTTAAATGGGAGATCCCGACAAATATAAGTGATAATGGATCGCACATTGTCCCAGATATAGCCAAAAGTATTGAGGAAAAACTTACTGAAAAAAAATATAATAAAAATCAAGTAATGGGTGTAGGGATCGGTGCTCCTGGTTCCGTTAATGTGGAAACAGGTGTTATTTATGAGGCGGTTAACTTAGGATGGAAACAGTTCCCATTAAAAGAAGCGTTAGAGCAACAGTTAGAAATCTCAACATTCATTGACAATGACGCAAACTGTGCGGCTCTAGGAGAAATGTGGATGGGAGCAGGAAAAGGTGCCAAGGACATGGTGTGTGTGACACTAGGGACTGGTGTTGGTGGCGGAATCATTACGAATGGACAGGTTGTACATGGAGTCAAAGGTGCTGGTGGAGAAATTGGCCATATTACAAGTGTACCTGAAGGCGGTTTCCCTTGTAACTGTGGGAAGTCAGGTTGCTTAGAAACTGTAGCGTCCGCAACTGGTGTCGTTCGATTAGCCAAACAATTACTTACCGAATATAAAGGTGAAACTATATTGAACCATGAAAACCTTAGTGCTAAAGATGTATTTGACTCAGCCCAAAAAGGTGATACACTAGCTAATCAAGTAGTAAAAAAAGTTGCCTTTCACTTAGGGCTTGCATTAAGTCACCTTGGAAATACTTTAAATCCTGAAAAAATCGTAATTGGTGGGGGAGTTTCCCGTGCCGGTAGTATATTACTTGATCCAGTTAACCAGCAGTTCCTTACTTTTTCTTTCCCAACTGTACAACAATCTACTAAGCTAAGTATTGCAACACTTGGAAATGATGCAGGTATTTATGGAGCGGCTTGGCTTGCCAGATCATCCAAATAG